Genomic window (Phragmites australis chromosome 21, lpPhrAust1.1, whole genome shotgun sequence):
TTGTGCTCTCGTTCTAggcactccctgaagggcctcccccccgggtagataaaggggggagcactttgtagGGGAGGACAATGGGAGCACTTTGTAAAAGGAGAGATAGAAGATAGGAGAGACGAAAGGAGAGGAGCATTGACAACATACTAGACACACAAGAGCAATTTTAAAGGGGAGAACAACACTACAACTGGGCTTAATAAAAAGAATTGGAGATGGGAACTCAACTAATATCTGGGAAGATAGATGGATACCAACTGTTCCAGGTGGTAAACCCATTTGCAGATGTTACAATGGTATCCGAACTTAAGAATGCAGAAAGGGATAAATGGGATATCCATAAGGTACACAACAATTTATTACCCATAGATGCCAATGAAATTCTCAAAATTCCCTTAAGGAAACTTAACCATGATCTTTGGGCCTAGAATGAAGAAAAATATGGATTGTATACAATCAAGTAACCTTACATGCTCCTAGCAAACCAATCAAGATTTAATGACCACCACTGAATAAATAATGCATTGTGCTCCGATTCTAAAAGCAATAAAATCTGGAGAAAGTTGTGGAGCATCTCAGTCCCTCCAAAGGTACGTACTTTCTGGTGGCATGTTATTAAAGGTTTTGTTCCTatgcatgcaatttttttgaGAACGTTCAAGGATCTCTACAAAATAAAGCTCCCCAAACTATATCAATTAACGTGGGCACAAGATATCTTAGACACCTCCATTTGTGAAGCTGAAAAGGCTAGTTATATATTATGTGGCATGTGGGCAATATGGAATGCACGCAATGCTCGACTACATGGTGGGTCTTTAGGCAAATTACATCAAGCAAGTAGATGGGGCATATGATAGAGCAGCAGATCTCATTCTGAGTGCAAGAACATCTCAATCAAGTGGAAAAATGAAAATTCAAGCTCACTGGCAACAACCATAGGAAGGTTTCTATAAGATAAATATTGATGATGCTTATAATGTAGACGAAATGAATGGGGGCATGTGGAGTAATAATAAGAGATGATCAAAGCCACATAGTGGCAGCAAGCAGCACTTCGCATGAATTTGTCCCTGATGTATTGACAATTGAAGCATATGCCTGTAGAGATAGAGCGAAATTGATGAAAACTTAGAGCATATCTCAAGTTGTAATGGAAACATATTCTATGGAATTTAAATCGCTATGGAAATCGAGGCACCATCGAGCTAGTATTCTACCAATTATAAATCAAATCCAAGAGCTTATTGAAGGAtctaattattttgaaatttgTCATGTTAAAAGGGAAGCAAATGAAGCAACTCATAAACTTACtaaatttgcttcttcttctactCCGGAGTGTGCCTGGAAAAATCAGGTGTCGGAATGCATCTTTCGTTGTAATAAACATGATTGTATTTCTGTTATGAGTTAATGGATATTCTTGAtctgattttaaaaaaaaaccacgTTTTCCATCACCTCAACTATAGGAAGCGTGTATAATATAGGACACCATTTTACAACTAACCTGTGTGAATGCATGGATTATCGACTAGTAAAGTTGTGATCCTACGAGAGGTAGGAAAAACACAACAAAGTTTCAATACTCGATATGAAAGAATTTTAATATCTTGAATACCTAAAAAAGGGTCTACCACAGAGAGAAAAGGTCTATCAACCAAGAACAAGGACAGTCAGGACCCATTCTCAAGCTTTCTCTTTTACCCAGGAAACAGGGATCATACCAAAGCGAGGTAAAGTAACTTGCTGCTGTAAGTACAGTCTTAGCACCTCCCCAGAGAttccctctcccctccccctctctccaccACTTTTGTACACTCAAGGGTGGTGGGGCTGGTGCTTGGTGTCTCCTggcattcttttctctctccccctctcctttctctcttggTATCTCCCCCTTGTCAACCGAATGGTTACACTTCCGCACAGGTAGTAACTGCACTGCTCTGACACAAGTGACACTGTACACGCTTCTTGCTCGTGCTTGCAGTTGGAGCTGTAGTTATCACTAGTCCCTGCATTGCATCAAGAAGCATCAATGGGGTTGGCAAGATCTATCGCCGTTCTTGTgctcgtgttcttggtcttgtGGAGAGGTAACAAATTTGGGCTAAATTGATGCTTCATTCTTGTTTGAGATCTTGCGAGGTCATCTGCAATGGCGGAAAAGCAAGCTGAAGGATTTGTATTTCTTGGTGTGCTGTTGCAGAGGGGGAGGCGGCGACGTTCACGTTCGTGAACCGGTGCGCGGACACGGTGTGGCCGGGCGTCCTGTCCAACGCTGGCAGCCCACGGTTGGAGCCCACGGGGTTCGAGCTCCCGCCGGGCGGGGCGCGCGCTGTGCCTGCGCCGTCGGGCTGGTCCGGCCGCATGTGGGCGCGCACCGGCTGCTCCCAGGACGGCGCCACGGGGCGGCTCGTCTGCGCCACGGGTGACTGCGGCTCCGGCGCAGCCGAGTGCGGGGGCGCGGGCGCCGCCCCGCCCGCGACGCTGGCCGAGTTCACGCTCGACGGCAGCGGCGGACTGGACTTCTACGACGTCAGCCTCGTGGACGGGTACAACCTGCCGGTGCTGGTGGAACCCTCGTCCTCGTCCGGCGGGGGCGGCGGTCCCGCGTCATGCGCAGCGGCGGGGTGCGCCGCGGACTTGAACGCAATGTGCCCCGCCGAACTCCGCGCGGGCGGTGGCGCGGCGTGCCGGAGCGCGTGCGACGCGTTTGCGCGGCCTGAGTACTGCTGCAGCGGCGCGTTCGCGTCCCCGGCGGCGTGCCGGCCGACGGCCTACTCGCAGGTGTTCAAGAGCGCGTGCCCGCGCTCCTACAGCTACGCGTTCGACGAccccacctccaccttcacctgcGCCGGCGGCCCCGATTACACCGTCACCTTCTGCCCCGGCGCCACCCCAAGGTCCGTCCTTTGTTCTCTCTCCACCCATTGCGCAAATAATTGGCCATGAGCATTGCAATTTcttgagagaagaagaaaaggcagaAATGAATCGAGGTTTGGCATTGTTTTTCTGCCAATTCGGTCTGGATCTTGGCTGGTTGTTTGCCTGTGAAGTGGGGTTGATCTGCTGCTGCTCTTTTACCGCTGTCTGCTAGGGTACACAGCCTGCTGTCTTCTTTCTCTCGCTCTGTTGTCCTTTACCTCCTCTTGTCACTAAAATTATCAGAGATTTCTGATATACTGCAAGAGTTTCAGCCATTAATTCACCCATTATCACCTCGTCTCACAAGATTGCCATTATCAGAGATTTCCGATTTTTCTGTGAGAAGTTTAAGCAATTAATTAAGCCATTATCGACTAATGCAAGCTATTTATCTTGTGTGCTTAAAAAGGGGGAAAAGGCTTGGAGAGGAGATTAGCAGATAAACAACATAAGATATTGGCATGATCTTTTCATCTTTAGTTTAGCAGAGCCAAGCTTTTTTTGCCGTTGTTTTTCCACTTGTTTTCTATTCAGCCTGTGAACTCATCATGTGCTCTTGTTGCTGTCCGTCACGTGAGCCCAGCCAGAAGTCGACGACCATGCCGGGCACGACGGGGACGCCGATGACGGTGCCGGGGGCGACAGCAATGCCGGGCGCTACGCCCACGACGACCGTACCAGGGACGACGGCAGTGCCAGACGCGACGCCGACGATGGCGACTCCCACGGGGACCATGCTGCCGGGGACGACGTTCACCGATGCCACCCCGGACAACGCAATGCCGATGGGCGGCGAGGCCGGCCTCGGCGTCGAGGGCGGGAACGAAGGTGGCGTGCTCctcggcagcagcagcggcgccggcggcgtcTCCTGGCTCGCCAACATGGCCACCGGCGACGTGTCCGCCGCTGCCGGCCCACAACTGGATGCGCCGTCGGTGGCAGCGTTGCTCTGCCTCCAtttgcggctgctgctgctgtagtggCCGCGATTCTTCCGTCACGAGCTGGGAACCGGGAGGCTGGTGGGGGATCGGAATCTGGATGGCATGGATGCGGAATAGGGAACAATTTGCGGATCTGGGTGGGGGGATTTGAGATTACAGCAATGGAGTAATAGCTTGCAGCGTTGCATGACAATGGTTTTTGATCTGTTGTGACTGTAGTCTGTAGTGTGCGTGTAGATGATTACTATTAATTGGTGATTAGATAATTCCAGGATTAGATGCTTTCGGTTACTGGAGTTTGGAGTACTAGTTGAGTTCAGAGGAGAAATGCATGTATGGGCATTGATTAAGTTAATTCTTCTTGTGCTAGCTGCTCTTCGTTGTTTAAGCTGTTCGTGGGCTCGTGGCTCGAGCCTGTCGAGTAGACGGGCAGGAGCAAAGCATGGGGAGGGAGTGAGGGTATGTTTTGATGATGTCTAACTTTATCCTATCACATTTTAGTGTCATATAttcttaaatatatatttaggtTAATATTATAACTATGGTGTATTAAATTTTCTTAGCTGTTTGCCCTCATAAGATATAGATTCATTTTTATGTTAAACTTTATTAGAAGTGTGATGTTTATTTTCTTAGCCACATTTTGTCTAACTTTAATTATAGCATAGTTAATTACGGAAGccaatcttataaaattttattcAGAAGTCTTGtgagattttatttatattatttattttataatttaatagTTAGATGGAAGATAAAATAATAGATACATGGAGATTAGGATATTCCGGGATGGAGGTGGGCAAAAGATCGAGACAAAATTGCGAGGACGGGATGGGCCGCAGTGGGTTCGCTGCTTTCAAGTGAGGAGGCGAAAGGTGATGCGCTGTGCGAGTGCGATGTGATGGGCATTTACCCCCGGCCTCCTCGGCTCGGACGTCGGACCCAGCCATCGTCCTGGTGAGTTCGACTCTAATAATAATTTCTCCAAATTTCCGAATGAATCAATCAGTCAGACAACTCCTCGGGGAAACTGCGCTCGGCTCTCCACTTCCGTCGGTTTGGACGCTACGATCGGCGTCGCCCTAGCAAGACCGATCTTTCGCTAGCCCGCATGCACCAGAGGGGAAGGATGGCAACGCGTGCATCCCAGGACGGCCTGAGTGCACGCTGGAGACGAGGAAGAGGTGCGATAAGCTGCGAGCTCGGGGCAGGCTGGCACAGAGCATCTTTCACGTCTTTCCTGCTGACCCCTCCCTCGCAGAGTCCCACGACTGTTACCGACGCGGGCTCACCTGGCGGGCCAACGCCCGTCGTCACGCAAAACTTGACCACACTGACGTACTTGCGGACCCCGCATGGCCCCGGGCCCACATTCTACTTACTGCGCTGTCACACAGCTTCCAGTGGGTCATCGGTCGGTTTTTTCAGTCCTCTTCTTGTACGGTATAAATGCATTTCTGTAAAGGATAGTGGACCTTATAAGAGAAGGTGAATTATTATGAAATCTAAAATTGATCGGTTCtaaaatttttataaaataaatatatattaatttttattttaaaaagttcCAATTTATATAAGGGGTTTATTCTATCGTTTAAAAGAGTTTGCAATCTATAGCTAATTCTAGTAAACTATTGTAGCAAGATAAACAAACAAAGGAAACTTGTAAGtttgtaaatacggaaacgtaaaatatatagagagagtaaacttggTATAAAGGATTTTATCTTGTGATATCAATGGTATAAATATCACatctaatccacgttggagcaacCACCTAGCCTATTGCTTCCGATCGGTACCAGTCACGACCCTTGAGCTACATAagtctcaagtaggttgagctaccaaatcacaaagacaaggctcaccacaagcatctcttctagtcacttgtCGTCATCTTCACTTAGGAGCTTAAGTCAACAAGGTAAGGGTTTTCGCGTCCCCGTATAAACTTCTTATCGCCGCTCCACATGAAGTTGAAGGGTTGataagcttgagtcaccaaggctcacggtgccggcgagtcatcaagactctatGGTATctacgtaccacttggtataatgtAGGATTACTTCTTGATCATCTCTTTAGGTAGCAATatctagcaacaactctctctatgTCTAATAGCACAAATCACTTCCTAATTTTGTGCTAAttaccttgaatgatcacttttagcatttTTGTACCTTGTATGTctcctcaagtgtatgtgagttTCTCTGGACTTCAGCCTCTTTAAATGACCAAGTGAGAGGGTATATATAGCCTTAACCGCATACATTAGCTATTGCTCCAACGGTCACAATTTTCctgaacgccggatgatccagtatGCACCTTCTCCAAGCACCGTACCATCTGGTGTGGATCGATCACATAAACTAGGCGTTAGAGCCACTAATCCTCCGGCGAAGCCTTCTTTATATGCGTTAGACCATCCGCCGTGTACATGTCTATTTTCCACTTAACAGGAACCTCCTGGACTTTACTCCAGCGACACTTCCAAGATATACGCCGGACTATTCGGCGAGTAAAAATCCCTTTTCCAGTGAACACAAAGAATTCCCTCTCGACATTGCTCTGGCGATGCATCTGTTGTGTACGTCagaccatccaacgtgtacaATTTAAACTTGAAAACACTACGATATGTTCAATATCTTTATTATCGGACAATATGATGTGTACACGTATTAAGGCTTGCTTCTAAACAAATCATCTAGCGTGTACAAGCTCTTTAGTGCCGGATCATCCAACATATAGAGTCTTTTCAGAACTCgttcaattcaaacttctttggGTTCTATCTTCTCGTCCaatttctcaagtgtatatccataagacctactaaaacatatacttgataagttcATTAGTTTCATTGActttgttgtcattaatcaccgaaattaTATACATGCTTAAAAGAGTCATGTTTACTACAACTTTACACTCACTCACATTAATACACCTCTAAGCGTAGGCTAGATCTATACACTACACATATATTTTGTAGATACATGAGGCCAATGGCTTCGTAAGCAACCTGCACATTGCGCTACCATTGTGACACATATATTGTGGTGATAAACCCCGGTTCGATCTAAAGTTTTAAGCCTGGGTGGCAGAGCTCACACCACAACTGGGGCAAGGTTCACAAATTCATTTGACATCTGAAAATAGAGGTTAgcaaattttcaaaattcatgaatatcGGAAAACACGATCAAAATTTGGCCAAATTCAACCTGTCAAACTGGTTTGACTGAGGTAAAATTCAGTTGAGTTCAACCGAAATTGACcaaattctataaaaaaaatcgatCACATTTTTCGCATTTCGTTTCTGGTAAAAAACTGCTCAATTTCCATTGAAAACCGTtcgttttatcgaatttcagtaaagttcaagaaaactaaaaaaagctcaaccttgtaaaatcgataactaattcatctaagcttcaaataaagtgaaacaaattttgttggttttcttgtaacatgatctacttTATAAAGTATTTATACCCATGAGAAAGTtgtatatattttgtgagaaaatttatgctaaacctagttaaatgcatagttaattatttgctaatccaaaaatcatgaaatcaatctttttagtcttcttacatgatcctctatcttttaaaaatacatgaaatagttattgtaacatgcggGATtaagtaaatatgttgcaactagattaattcataactaattcatcatacctcaaaattagtgaaaccacttttattagtttacttaaacaatgatttgtgtaggaaaaataatggtagacacgataaagttaattacagtgctttttcttaacatgatcactttatgcttgtgaactttgtaaaaatcatgaagaaattaataaaactgaagtgaaattaattttatagatcctaTAAAAGTACAccctacacaaaaaaaaaatgtgtttgcatgttaatattttccttaatGTGAACCATACTAAATGTGCTGCACGCTTAAAGCACATTTTTTTCCCCcaacttcctctccataaaatatgatgcaaagaacattatttttttttaaaaaatcacagaaggttttagaattgtctctagtatgtttataatttttttattttgaatattttaaattcaaattcaaaaaccgatcaaattcaaaattcggTGCGAATCGAATTGACCGGTTTTTGGTGAATTTTCGAATCCTGATCTGGGGTTGCTAGCCAACTGAGCCACTGGCTTGTACTCGTTGTCGGTTGGGTTTGTGGAATGTGGAGAAAGTTACTGCTAGGGATAAAAATAGATCAGATTGGATCCGATAATGCCTTCCCCCAtatcatttttcattttttttttgccggatTCAGAGAAGAGCAGATATTGTTggatataaatacatattttttggatATCAGAATTGGTACGAAATTGGAGCGGAACCGAACCGGACATGACTAACATAATTGGACAGTTCGTCCACACATAGAGATACATGCGCTGATCAACAGTAACATGCAGCACACGGCAACAATACAGAAGTAGCAGAATGCACACTGGCCATGCAACACACAATacacataaaacaaaataaatactcCAGAACCATGACAACCAACAGCCAGTACATAGCAGCAACAAATAGGAGCATAAAAGCACACAGCACAGCAGCCGCAGACCCCAGGACCATGACAACCAACAGCCTAATAAACAAAAACTGGACGTTATGCAGTCCACCACATGTGTAAGCCTGTGTATGAACGTGAACTGTGTAGCCAATAGGGACTATGGGGTATGGGCGTATGGCTTGCGAGCAATTGAGATCCCTCTGACTTTAGGGTAAACTCACACAGCTACAGTACCATGACATTGGTATATTTTTAACCGTTTGATCAGAAACAAAAGTTCTAGATTTGATGACCCGAAAGTTAGCACAGTGACTGCACAATGCCTGCTCCAAAGTACTACTTAGCGTGTGTTTAGTTCCTGTATCTCCCTATCCTGATCCAATGGATGCCTAgaattctgaaaaaattcagACTATCTACTATTATAACTTGATCTGACGGGTGCAAATATACAGTCTCCAGTCTCATCCTAATCCGACATATATCTGCTTATGCAGGCGGATCTACTTGTTAGTGTTACAAAATCATCTTAACGTGAATAAACAATTATAATCTTAACTCTTGCATCTGCTCATGCTGCATCAGATTCAGTTAAGTAAATAGAAACTTAGCTGAGTCTGTTCAAACAGATACAACTAACAAAAACACTCTTCtcttcaataaatatgactctACTCGTTCAGCTTCCTCTCATCCTGCTAATACGATGCAGCTCAACAAAACCTCATCTGGAGAACCAAATCCTCCTAATAAACAATATATGTGCTACATGATTTCGCTGCAGATTACTGTAgcacaagattaatttcaatgtTCAAAACATCACCTGTCTGACTTGTTGGATAATCTATATCCGTCGGATCTTGCTAATCCCACATCCTACTCATTTCCACACATAGTCGGATCTGGATTACCCATATCATATTGGATATCTAAACTCCTCCAcatatcttaaaattcaaattcggATTCGGATCTGATTGGATTTGAAATTTATCTGAACCCCTTTCACTCTTAGTACAACTGCTGCTGTATCGATCCTCGGGTACAGGCAGCCGGATCCTGTGTGGGCCAGGCTGGACGGGTGGTAgtggaatttttagaatttagtttttttaaaaaactttttctacatATAGATATATGGggaaataattttgaaaatagattttttttacggCACGATAACATTTAATATCGTGATTGAATAGCTACCATGTATGATATTTTAAGTCTAAAATAAAAGATCGGTAGTACAACGCTAAATATTATAGCACCATACTATTCAACCGCGACACCAAATCATGCAAAAAGGTCCATTTTCAGAAATTGTTTTCACATGAGTTTATTTGtagaatatgttttttttagaaaaagatcaaaataaaaaattccaccGGTGGTACGTACGTACCACATTGCCTGCTTCTTGATTCGCTGGGTGCGCACATTCTCTCGACTGTATGCATGTACGTACGCATGCACCCGTGGGAATGTTGCCATGCAACTTCGTTGCTACTTTCATCGATTCCCACATATCCT
Coding sequences:
- the LOC133904160 gene encoding thaumatin-like protein 1; this encodes MGLARSIAVLVLVFLVLWREGEAATFTFVNRCADTVWPGVLSNAGSPRLEPTGFELPPGGARAVPAPSGWSGRMWARTGCSQDGATGRLVCATGDCGSGAAECGGAGAAPPATLAEFTLDGSGGLDFYDVSLVDGYNLPVLVEPSSSSGGGGGPASCAAAGCAADLNAMCPAELRAGGGAACRSACDAFARPEYCCSGAFASPAACRPTAYSQVFKSACPRSYSYAFDDPTSTFTCAGGPDYTVTFCPGATPSQKSTTMPGTTGTPMTVPGATAMPGATPTTTVPGTTAVPDATPTMATPTGTMLPGTTFTDATPDNAMPMGGEAGLGVEGGNEGGVLLGSSSGAGGVSWLANMATGDVSAAAGPQLDAPSVAALLCLHLRLLLL